The following proteins are co-located in the Paralichthys olivaceus isolate ysfri-2021 chromosome 2, ASM2471397v2, whole genome shotgun sequence genome:
- the twist3 gene encoding twist3, which yields MREEVSCTNSPEGGLGASEEELERGSKKSHQSGNRKRSPYPKKDSLSQTEESSTGSPNSLLPTNPKRVKKSPTTVVSLAPTPLGPRPDQPFEDLHSQRVIANVRERQRTQSLNDAFASLRKIIPTLPSDKLSKIQILKLASRYIDFLYQVLQSDEMDAKLASCNYLAHERLSYAFSVWRMEGAWAMSTSH from the coding sequence ATGAGAGAAGAGGTTTCCTGCACCAACTCCCCTGAAGGAGGGCTGGGGGCTAGTGAAGAGGAACTGGAGAGGGGGTCGAAGAAGAGCCACCAATCAGGGAACCGCAAACGCTCCCCGTATCCCAAGAAGGACAGTCTCAGTCAGACCGAGGAGAGCAGCACCGGCAGCCCCAACAGCCTGCTCCCCACCAACCCAAAGAGGGTGAAGAAAAGCCCCACGACTGTCGTGTCGCTGGCGCCCACGCCGCTGGGCCCAAGGCCGGACCAGCCCTTTGAGGACCTCCACTCTCAGCGCGTTATAGCCAACGTGCGGGAGCGTCAACGCACTCAGTCACTGAACGATGCCTTCGCATCTCTACGCAAGATCATCCCCACGTTACCCTCCGACAAGCTGAGCAAGATCCAGATCCTGAAGCTGGCCTCGCGCTACATCGACTTCCTCTACCAGGTGCTGCAGAGCGACGAGATGGACGCCAAGCTGGCCAGCTGCAACTACCTGGCCCACGAGAGACTCAGCTATGCCTTCTCCGTCTGGAGGATGGAAGGGGCCTGGGCTATGTCCACCAGCCACTAG